A genomic stretch from Terriglobales bacterium includes:
- a CDS encoding VOC family protein, which yields MANRTPKKRKAAAPKGKPKGKPEGSKLTFNHAMIYARDVARGVRFYSGMLGMKVIEEFRFEGKTVYARLRAPGGDGTIALHLASQGAPVASEGVRLYFEIRELDEFCKKLQQKGVYITQMPRMMPWGWRHAYLDDPDSHELSLYWAGANRMKKTVMRAAAVAKKVGKAKRARRR from the coding sequence ATGGCCAACCGGACTCCGAAAAAGCGCAAAGCCGCAGCGCCCAAGGGCAAGCCCAAGGGCAAGCCTGAGGGCTCCAAGCTCACCTTCAACCACGCCATGATCTACGCCCGCGACGTGGCCCGCGGCGTACGCTTCTACTCCGGCATGCTGGGCATGAAGGTCATCGAGGAGTTCCGCTTCGAGGGCAAGACGGTGTACGCGCGGCTGCGTGCGCCGGGCGGCGACGGCACCATCGCGCTCCATCTGGCGAGCCAGGGCGCCCCGGTGGCCAGCGAAGGCGTGCGGCTCTACTTCGAGATTCGCGAGCTGGATGAGTTCTGCAAGAAGCTGCAGCAGAAGGGCGTGTACATCACGCAGATGCCGCGCATGATGCCCTGGGGATGGCGTCACGCCTACCTCGACGACCCCGACAGCCACGAGCTCTCGCTCTACTGGGCCGGCGCCAACCGCATGAAGAAAACGGTGATGCGCGCAGCCGCCGTAGCGAAGAAAGTAGGGAAGGCAAAGCGCGCGAGACGCCGCTAG